A part of Olleya sp. Bg11-27 genomic DNA contains:
- a CDS encoding ABC transporter ATP-binding protein, which produces MKELQHLNKYFYKYRTQITIGILITIISKLFTVFVPKFIGSIIDVINDQLQNPQTSEVAYKAKLLKYILLIIGSAVLSGFLTFWMRQTIINVSRYIEFDLKNEIYQQYQKLSLNFYKKNRTGDLMNRISEDVGKVRMYAGPAIMYSINTLTLFIVALVFMFKQAPLLTLYTIIPLPILSIIIYKISSEIHKRSTVVQQYLSKLSTFSQETFSGISVIKAYGIEPQTSANFEQLSETSKEKQLNLVKIQALFFPMMILLIGLSNVLVIYIGGKQYMNGEISLGTISEFIMYVNLLTWPVATVGWVTSIVQEAEASQKRINEFLQTEPEIQNKNLQPSIIKGDIEFKKVSFTYDDTNIQALKDVSFKVNSGETLAIIGKTGSGKSTILDLVGRLYDVTKGEILIDHQPIQSLNLFSLRDATGYVPQDAFLFSDSINNNIKFGKENASDEEVIEAAKLAQVHKNIIKFKKQYSTVLGERGITLSGGQKQRVSIARAIIKKPEIMLFDDCLSAVDTETEEKILTNLKTITKDKTTIIVSHRISSAKNADKIIVLDDGQIVQSGTHNQLINIDGYYKELYLKTTK; this is translated from the coding sequence ATGAAAGAATTACAACATCTTAATAAATATTTTTACAAATATAGAACACAGATCACCATTGGTATCCTAATTACCATAATATCTAAATTATTTACGGTTTTTGTTCCTAAATTTATTGGCTCGATTATAGACGTCATCAATGACCAATTACAAAACCCACAAACTAGTGAAGTTGCTTATAAAGCAAAACTCCTCAAATACATTTTACTTATAATTGGGTCCGCAGTCCTATCGGGGTTCTTAACTTTTTGGATGCGCCAAACTATCATTAATGTTTCTCGTTATATTGAATTTGATTTAAAAAACGAAATCTACCAACAATATCAAAAACTGTCTCTAAATTTTTACAAAAAAAATAGAACAGGAGATTTAATGAACCGTATTAGCGAAGATGTTGGTAAAGTACGTATGTATGCAGGTCCTGCTATTATGTATAGTATAAACACCTTGACTTTATTTATAGTTGCTCTTGTTTTTATGTTTAAACAAGCACCATTGTTAACCCTGTATACTATTATTCCTTTACCTATTTTGTCTATAATAATTTACAAAATAAGCTCAGAAATCCATAAACGTAGTACTGTTGTTCAACAATATTTATCAAAACTGTCTACATTTTCTCAAGAAACGTTTAGTGGTATTTCTGTAATCAAAGCCTATGGTATTGAACCACAAACGTCTGCTAATTTTGAACAATTATCAGAAACTAGTAAAGAGAAACAACTAAACTTAGTCAAAATCCAAGCCCTCTTTTTTCCGATGATGATTTTACTAATTGGACTAAGTAACGTATTGGTTATTTACATTGGAGGGAAACAATATATGAATGGTGAGATTAGCTTAGGAACCATCTCTGAGTTTATCATGTACGTTAATTTACTAACTTGGCCAGTAGCGACTGTTGGTTGGGTAACGTCTATTGTGCAAGAAGCAGAAGCCTCTCAAAAACGTATTAATGAATTTTTACAAACAGAACCTGAAATACAAAACAAAAATCTTCAGCCTTCTATAATAAAAGGTGATATAGAATTTAAAAAGGTCTCATTTACTTATGACGACACTAATATACAAGCCTTAAAAGATGTTAGTTTTAAAGTTAATTCAGGCGAAACTTTAGCCATAATAGGAAAAACGGGCTCTGGAAAATCAACTATTTTAGATTTAGTAGGGCGCTTATATGATGTCACTAAAGGCGAAATTTTGATTGACCATCAACCTATTCAATCTTTAAATTTATTTAGTTTACGCGATGCTACTGGATATGTTCCACAAGATGCCTTTTTGTTTAGCGACAGTATTAATAATAACATCAAATTTGGAAAAGAAAATGCCTCTGATGAAGAAGTTATTGAAGCTGCAAAACTAGCACAAGTACACAAAAACATTATTAAGTTTAAAAAACAATATAGTACCGTTTTAGGAGAACGTGGTATTACTTTATCGGGAGGACAAAAACAACGGGTGTCCATTGCTAGAGCTATCATAAAAAAACCAGAAATCATGCTATTTGACGACTGTCTATCTGCTGTAGATACAGAAACAGAAGAAAAAATATTGACCAACCTTAAAACAATTACTAAAGACAAAACAACGATAATTGTTAGTCACAGAATTTCTTCTGCAAAAAATGCAGATAAAATTATTGTCTTAGATGACGGGCAGATTGTGCAATCCGGAACACATAATCAGCTTATTAACATAGATGGTTATTATAAAGAGCTGTATTTAAAAACAACTAAGTAA
- a CDS encoding Glu/Leu/Phe/Val family dehydrogenase, which yields MVSELINTNQLSKADPVFGQLSFDNHEQVVFCNDKDTGLKAIIGIHNTVLGPALGGTRMWQYANEWEALNDVLRLSRGMTFKSAITGLNLGGGKAVIIGDAKTQKTPELMKRFGEFVHSLSGRYITAEDVGMETADMDLVREVTPYVTGISEDKGGAGNPSPITAYGVFMGMKAAANYKFGTDVLEDKTVIVQGIGHVGESLVEHLTNDGAKVIIDDINEERLEAISKKYGASIYKGSNVYAEDVDIYAPCALGATINDTTINSIRAKVIAGAANNQLADEIKHGRLLQEKGIVYAPDFLINAGGIINVYAELENYGKQEIMRKTENIYNTTLEILNNAGSNGITTHQAALNIALGRIEARKKENQQ from the coding sequence ATGGTTTCAGAATTAATTAACACTAATCAATTATCAAAAGCAGATCCTGTTTTTGGACAATTATCTTTCGATAATCACGAACAAGTCGTTTTTTGCAACGACAAAGATACAGGATTAAAAGCAATAATTGGAATTCATAACACAGTTTTAGGACCTGCATTAGGAGGTACTAGAATGTGGCAATATGCCAACGAATGGGAAGCATTAAATGACGTACTACGTTTGTCTAGAGGGATGACTTTTAAGTCTGCTATAACAGGTTTAAACCTTGGAGGAGGTAAAGCAGTTATAATAGGAGATGCAAAAACTCAAAAAACGCCAGAATTAATGAAGCGTTTTGGTGAGTTTGTACATAGCTTAAGTGGACGATACATTACTGCAGAGGATGTTGGTATGGAAACAGCCGATATGGATTTAGTTAGAGAGGTGACACCTTACGTTACAGGTATCTCTGAAGATAAAGGTGGTGCAGGTAATCCATCTCCAATTACAGCTTACGGTGTTTTTATGGGAATGAAAGCTGCTGCTAATTATAAATTTGGAACAGATGTTTTAGAAGATAAAACGGTTATTGTACAAGGTATTGGTCATGTTGGTGAATCTTTAGTAGAACATTTAACTAATGATGGAGCTAAAGTTATTATTGACGATATTAATGAAGAACGTCTTGAGGCTATCAGTAAAAAATATGGTGCTTCTATATATAAAGGAAGCAATGTATATGCAGAGGATGTAGATATCTATGCGCCTTGTGCTTTAGGAGCAACAATAAATGATACTACAATTAACTCTATTAGAGCTAAGGTAATCGCTGGAGCCGCAAACAACCAATTAGCAGATGAGATTAAGCATGGTCGTTTATTACAAGAAAAAGGAATTGTTTACGCACCAGATTTTTTAATTAATGCTGGAGGCATTATTAATGTTTACGCAGAGCTTGAAAACTATGGTAAGCAGGAGATAATGAGAAAAACAGAAAATATTTATAATACGACATTAGAAATTTTAAATAACGCGGGTAGTAATGGTATTACAACGCATCAAGCAGCTTTAAATATTGCTTTAGGTAGAATTGAAGCTAGAAAAAAAGAAAATCAGCAATAG
- the nusB gene encoding transcription antitermination factor NusB produces the protein MQVLYAFDGTESDDFSKDQKFLLYSIDNMYSLYLMLLSLMVEVNKRSKSQLETIQKKHLATQEEKNPNKKLINNQVLQLIANNEALKIAFANNNINNWQLDNEYVDVIYKAIIASDLYKEYMQTKTSTFKEDRDFIVDVFKEIIAPNEKLYDYIEDKNLTWLDDLPTVNTAILKLLRKIKESSDERFLTPKLYKDIEDKEYAIKLFKKTLLNQTKLGEEITAKTKNWDTERIASIDLVLLKMAICELKEFPSIPTKVTINEYLEISKEYSTPKSSIFINGILDKLLKEYQADGKLNKVGRGLM, from the coding sequence ATGCAAGTATTATATGCATTTGATGGTACAGAAAGTGATGATTTTTCAAAAGATCAAAAATTTTTATTATACAGTATTGATAATATGTATAGTTTGTATCTAATGCTACTATCTTTAATGGTAGAAGTTAACAAAAGATCAAAAAGCCAGTTAGAAACCATTCAAAAAAAGCATTTAGCGACTCAAGAAGAAAAAAATCCTAACAAAAAACTTATAAATAATCAAGTATTACAGCTTATTGCTAACAATGAAGCTTTAAAAATAGCTTTCGCCAATAATAACATTAATAATTGGCAGTTAGATAACGAGTATGTAGATGTTATCTATAAAGCTATTATAGCTAGTGATTTGTATAAAGAATACATGCAAACTAAAACGTCTACCTTTAAAGAAGATAGAGATTTTATTGTTGATGTTTTTAAAGAGATTATTGCACCAAACGAAAAGCTTTACGATTATATCGAGGATAAAAATTTAACTTGGTTAGACGATTTACCAACAGTTAACACTGCAATCTTAAAATTACTACGTAAAATTAAGGAGTCTTCTGACGAGCGTTTTTTGACACCTAAGTTATACAAAGATATTGAAGACAAGGAGTATGCTATAAAGCTATTCAAAAAAACATTATTAAATCAGACTAAATTAGGCGAAGAAATAACAGCTAAGACTAAGAATTGGGATACAGAACGTATTGCAAGTATAGATTTAGTACTTCTAAAAATGGCTATTTGTGAGCTTAAAGAATTTCCTTCTATTCCAACCAAAGTAACGATAAACGAATACCTTGAAATATCTAAAGAATATTCGACACCAAAAAGCAGTATTTTTATAAATGGTATACTTGACAAATTGTTAAAAGAATATCAGGCTGATGGAAAATTAAATAAAGTTGGAAGAGGGTTGATGTAG
- a CDS encoding DUF1573 domain-containing protein, translated as MKKVLILLSAVCLMSLTSCKQDAAAKINPSNVTAAAERDAQSGKLPVITFDKKEHDFGQIVSGTPQETVFSYTNTGEAPLVITDIKSTCGCTVPKDWSKEPLAVGASDKFTVKFNGKGANKTSKVINITANTATGKESVKISAFITPDPNAPVKGANTNLGPVTK; from the coding sequence ATGAAAAAAGTATTGATTCTATTAAGTGCCGTATGCTTAATGAGCTTAACGTCTTGTAAACAAGATGCAGCAGCTAAGATTAACCCAAGTAACGTGACTGCAGCAGCAGAAAGAGATGCTCAATCTGGAAAATTACCAGTAATCACTTTTGATAAAAAAGAACATGATTTTGGACAAATTGTATCAGGAACACCTCAAGAAACAGTGTTTTCTTACACAAATACAGGTGAAGCACCATTAGTGATTACAGATATTAAAAGTACTTGTGGATGTACTGTACCTAAAGATTGGTCTAAAGAGCCATTAGCGGTAGGAGCATCTGATAAATTTACAGTTAAGTTTAACGGTAAAGGTGCTAACAAAACATCTAAAGTAATTAATATTACTGCTAATACTGCAACAGGAAAAGAATCTGTTAAGATTTCTGCATTTATTACTCCTGATCCTAATGCACCAGTTAAAGGGGCAAATACTAATTTAGGACCAGTTACTAAATAA
- the yajC gene encoding preprotein translocase subunit YajC: MEGISGFLPIIAMFAVVYFFMIAPQMKRAKKEKAFAAELKRGDKVITKSGLHGKVAELNDKDNSCVIETMSGKLKFDRSAISMEMSSALNKPAALKK; this comes from the coding sequence ATGGAAGGAATTAGCGGTTTTTTACCTATAATAGCCATGTTTGCTGTTGTGTATTTCTTTATGATTGCACCACAGATGAAACGTGCGAAAAAAGAGAAAGCATTTGCTGCCGAGTTAAAGCGTGGTGATAAAGTAATCACTAAAAGCGGTTTGCACGGAAAGGTTGCCGAGCTTAACGATAAAGATAATAGTTGTGTTATAGAGACTATGTCTGGAAAGTTAAAGTTTGACCGTTCTGCTATTTCTATGGAAATGAGCTCAGCATTAAATAAACCTGCTGCATTAAAAAAATAA
- a CDS encoding SET domain-containing protein-lysine N-methyltransferase — MITETISHNNTIEAEESDYLFVKASQIPEAGNGLFTAIAIYKNEIISLFKGEIIDAMEADRRIQLNHDKYFINLLEGGIMDSMHTDCFAKYANDTKGASNSPFKNNAKITLDDDHNVCLKATKNIKSGAEVFCGYGKSYWKKHL; from the coding sequence ATCATCACAGAAACCATCTCACATAATAACACGATAGAAGCTGAAGAATCAGACTATTTATTTGTCAAGGCGTCCCAAATACCTGAAGCTGGTAATGGATTATTCACAGCAATAGCTATTTATAAAAATGAAATAATCTCATTATTCAAAGGTGAGATTATTGATGCTATGGAAGCCGATAGAAGAATACAACTAAACCATGACAAATACTTTATTAATTTATTAGAGGGCGGTATTATGGATAGTATGCATACAGATTGTTTTGCTAAATATGCTAATGACACCAAAGGAGCTTCTAACTCCCCGTTTAAAAACAATGCAAAAATCACGTTAGATGATGATCATAATGTGTGCTTGAAAGCTACTAAAAATATTAAATCCGGAGCTGAAGTATTTTGTGGTTACGGTAAGTCCTATTGGAAAAAACATCTATAA
- a CDS encoding FG-GAP repeat domain-containing protein — MKFLKYIFLGLLTIVLLAVLLVSFKFGTDGNNPYDHTIDTNLIPTFNEVTLDFVQEHNTKASLPVIASTLIDINNDGVDELFFGGGFDQQDQLFEFKDQGFKSISDRVKLPKKNKVTTLGAASADFDNNGFSDLIVSREDGITIYYNTEGIFTPKKIKYALADNATPLGFALGDIDKDGDIDIFISNYIRKKQMQGQNNFTKGYGPQSQLLLNNGDNTFTDTTANSGLAYNHNTFMGIFIDIDNDSWLDLIVAHDTGEVKTYKNNRNGTFKNMSNPTSNLYAYPMGIAVGDYNNDGKVDFMFSNTGSTAPHFLARGDVDESEFNSDWIFFENKGNFKFEDAADKVKVADFEFSWGAVMADMNNDGLQELIVAENYVEFPPHKLFKLPGRFLTQKADHTFVATEGKSGVTNKNYAITPLISDFNQDGYQDFVWVNISGPAKAFINKGGTNNYLQLTFAENAENIGAKIEVKTTSGKTITEDYIIGEGLVSDQSATLTIGLGKDSIKSVTIVYIDGTVQHLDNVTINSRVVVPKMITLEDEALDTTPIE, encoded by the coding sequence ATGAAGTTTTTAAAATATATCTTTCTTGGTCTTTTAACCATAGTACTTCTAGCAGTACTATTAGTCTCTTTTAAATTTGGAACGGATGGAAACAACCCATACGATCACACTATTGATACTAATCTGATACCTACATTTAATGAAGTCACTCTAGATTTTGTTCAGGAGCATAATACTAAAGCATCACTTCCTGTTATAGCATCGACATTAATTGATATTAACAATGATGGAGTTGACGAATTGTTTTTTGGAGGTGGATTTGATCAACAAGATCAATTATTTGAATTTAAAGACCAGGGATTTAAATCGATTTCAGACCGTGTAAAGCTTCCTAAAAAAAATAAAGTCACCACTTTGGGAGCTGCCTCTGCCGATTTTGATAACAATGGATTTTCTGATTTAATTGTATCTCGTGAAGATGGAATCACTATATATTATAATACTGAAGGCATTTTTACTCCAAAAAAAATAAAATATGCTTTAGCTGATAATGCGACGCCTCTTGGTTTTGCATTAGGAGACATTGATAAAGATGGAGACATTGATATATTTATCTCTAATTACATTAGAAAAAAACAAATGCAAGGTCAAAATAATTTCACAAAAGGTTATGGACCACAAAGTCAGTTACTATTAAATAATGGAGACAACACTTTTACTGATACAACTGCTAACTCAGGATTGGCTTACAACCACAATACGTTTATGGGGATCTTTATTGACATAGATAATGATAGTTGGTTAGATTTAATTGTAGCACATGATACAGGAGAAGTTAAAACTTATAAAAACAATAGAAATGGGACATTTAAGAACATGTCTAATCCGACATCAAACTTATATGCCTATCCGATGGGTATTGCCGTAGGAGACTACAATAACGATGGTAAAGTAGACTTTATGTTTTCTAACACAGGATCTACAGCACCACATTTTTTAGCACGAGGGGATGTTGATGAAAGTGAATTCAATTCTGATTGGATCTTCTTTGAAAACAAAGGCAATTTCAAATTTGAAGATGCAGCAGATAAAGTCAAAGTAGCCGATTTTGAATTTTCTTGGGGAGCAGTAATGGCAGATATGAATAATGATGGTCTACAAGAGTTAATTGTTGCAGAAAACTATGTCGAATTTCCACCTCACAAACTATTCAAATTACCAGGACGATTTTTAACGCAAAAAGCAGACCATACCTTTGTTGCTACCGAGGGTAAAAGTGGTGTTACAAATAAAAACTATGCTATCACCCCGTTAATTAGTGACTTTAACCAAGACGGTTATCAAGATTTTGTATGGGTAAATATCTCAGGTCCAGCAAAAGCCTTTATTAATAAGGGAGGTACTAATAATTACCTCCAATTGACATTTGCTGAAAATGCTGAAAATATTGGTGCTAAAATAGAAGTGAAAACCACCTCTGGAAAAACAATAACAGAAGACTATATTATTGGAGAAGGTTTAGTGTCTGACCAAAGTGCAACGCTCACTATTGGCTTAGGAAAGGACAGTATAAAAAGTGTCACAATAGTTTATATAGATGGAACTGTACAACATTTAGATAATGTCACAATAAATTCAAGAGTAGTCGTTCCAAAAATGATTACTCTAGAGGATGAAGCATTAGACACGACACCTATTGAATAG
- a CDS encoding DUF6796 family protein, whose protein sequence is MTIKEKQLIYTTGIIGLIASIIVGLGEFLLHYSAQLTENTENYNFFAFVAKNNLIYGHFLAVLGTPLYFVGYYHIYKMLKGKENKWAFIVFALGIIAFTVGGFWITSRAFLGTIVHLKSDINTDTYTQILDNYTLLSESLVQVLRLVILLLSVFFIISILKSQTYYNKWMAITNPIVLLIAVFAIYFVAPSIGQYIAPIAMNVVHFILFSLSLYQFNKNYK, encoded by the coding sequence ATGACAATAAAAGAAAAACAATTAATTTACACCACTGGGATAATCGGTTTGATAGCGAGTATAATCGTAGGTTTAGGTGAGTTTTTATTACACTATAGTGCTCAATTAACTGAAAATACAGAAAACTATAACTTCTTTGCATTTGTAGCTAAAAACAATCTTATTTATGGTCATTTTCTGGCAGTCTTGGGAACGCCTTTATACTTTGTAGGCTATTATCACATCTACAAAATGTTAAAAGGAAAAGAAAACAAATGGGCCTTTATCGTATTCGCTCTTGGTATTATAGCTTTTACTGTAGGCGGTTTTTGGATAACTTCTAGAGCTTTTTTAGGAACCATTGTACATTTAAAATCCGATATTAACACTGATACCTACACACAAATCTTAGACAACTACACCTTGTTGAGCGAATCTTTAGTGCAAGTCTTAAGACTCGTAATTTTACTGTTATCTGTCTTTTTTATTATTTCGATTCTAAAATCACAAACGTATTATAATAAATGGATGGCTATTACTAATCCTATTGTATTACTAATAGCCGTCTTTGCAATCTATTTTGTCGCACCTAGTATAGGACAATACATAGCACCTATCGCTATGAACGTAGTCCATTTTATCCTGTTTAGTTTATCTCTATACCAATTCAATAAAAATTATAAATAA
- a CDS encoding L-dopachrome tautomerase-related protein, whose product MKKLLVLSALVVSSIACKTETKHPETTTTETLTKVDELVTITEVAEFTGQQVTGVTVSEAGRVFVNFPRWRPTVKHSVTEVVNGQSIPFPNEHWNSWTPDTPLTDTTFVAVQSVVASQKELFVVDTRNPFFKGVLSNPKLFVFDLENNTLKQTYTLPNEVFFKDSYINDVRIDRKNNVAYFTDSGHAGLLLLNLENGTFKRVLTDHISTTAETDHLTINGKQWVNTVHSDGIALNQIDDVLYFHALTGYTLYAVSTAVLINATEEEIAAAVEVVDKTAAPDGMIFDQSGNLYYADLENNAILKRDLNGMTTTIAKGDSVRWADTFSIYNGDLYYTNSRINEITGPIPTMTFQVNKIALKD is encoded by the coding sequence ATGAAAAAACTATTGGTATTATCGGCTTTGGTCGTCAGCAGTATTGCTTGTAAAACGGAGACTAAACACCCAGAAACCACAACGACTGAAACCCTTACTAAAGTTGATGAATTAGTAACGATTACAGAGGTTGCAGAATTTACGGGACAACAAGTTACTGGTGTTACTGTTAGTGAAGCAGGACGTGTATTTGTTAATTTTCCTAGATGGAGACCGACAGTAAAACATTCGGTTACTGAAGTGGTGAATGGACAATCTATTCCTTTTCCAAATGAACATTGGAATAGCTGGACTCCGGACACACCCTTAACAGATACAACTTTTGTTGCAGTACAATCTGTAGTTGCTTCTCAAAAAGAACTATTTGTAGTAGATACTAGAAATCCTTTTTTTAAAGGGGTGTTATCTAACCCCAAATTATTTGTTTTCGATTTAGAAAATAATACACTAAAACAAACCTATACGTTACCAAACGAGGTGTTTTTTAAAGATTCGTATATTAATGATGTTCGTATCGATCGCAAAAATAACGTTGCTTATTTTACGGATTCAGGACATGCCGGTTTATTACTTCTAAATTTAGAAAACGGAACTTTTAAACGCGTGTTAACCGATCATATCTCTACAACTGCAGAAACGGATCATTTAACTATTAATGGTAAACAATGGGTAAATACAGTACATTCTGATGGTATTGCTTTAAACCAAATAGATGACGTGTTATATTTTCATGCCTTAACAGGATACACACTATACGCTGTATCCACTGCTGTACTAATTAACGCGACAGAGGAAGAGATTGCAGCTGCGGTAGAGGTTGTTGATAAAACAGCTGCACCCGACGGAATGATTTTTGACCAATCTGGTAATCTTTACTATGCCGATTTAGAAAACAATGCCATCTTAAAAAGAGATTTAAACGGGATGACTACAACCATAGCCAAAGGTGACTCTGTACGTTGGGCGGATACCTTTAGTATTTATAATGGTGATTTATATTATACCAATTCTCGTATTAACGAGATTACGGGACCTATTCCAACAATGACCTTTCAGGTGAATAAAATAGCACTCAAAGACTAG
- the pepT gene encoding peptidase T, which translates to MISKEDIIKRFVGYVTVDTESDPASDTTPSTAKQWDLANALVEELKAIGLEEVTIDKHAYIMATLPSNVAHDVPTIGFISHFDTTPDFTGANVKPQIIDSYDGEDIILNKEENIVLSPDYFEDLLLYKGQTLITTDGTTLLGADDKAGITEIISAMEYLVANPQIKHGKIRVGFTPDEEIGRGAHKFDVEKFGAAWAYTMDGSQIGELEYENFNAAGAVVKVKGKIVHPGYAKGKMVNSMYIATEFINSLPRMETPEHTEGYQGFFHLYSISGEVEETVLEYIIRDHDLGHFEARKEMMQKLTDELNAQYEREVVTIEIKDQYFNMKEKVEPVMHIVDIAEEAMKQLNIKPLIKAIRGGTDGSQLSYMGLPCPNIFAGGHNFHGRYEYVPVESMIKATEVICKICEITAEKNK; encoded by the coding sequence ATGATTTCAAAAGAAGATATAATTAAAAGATTTGTAGGTTACGTCACTGTGGATACTGAGTCTGATCCAGCAAGTGACACTACACCAAGTACTGCTAAACAATGGGATTTAGCCAATGCGTTAGTAGAAGAACTAAAAGCTATTGGTCTAGAAGAAGTCACTATAGATAAGCATGCTTATATCATGGCCACTTTACCTAGTAATGTTGCTCATGACGTACCGACTATTGGTTTTATTTCGCATTTTGATACGACTCCTGATTTTACAGGTGCTAATGTAAAACCACAAATTATTGATAGCTACGACGGTGAAGACATTATTTTAAACAAAGAAGAAAACATTGTATTGTCTCCAGATTATTTTGAAGACTTATTACTATACAAAGGTCAAACATTAATTACAACCGACGGAACAACACTTTTAGGAGCAGATGACAAGGCTGGAATTACAGAGATTATTTCGGCAATGGAATATCTTGTGGCTAATCCACAAATCAAGCACGGAAAAATTAGAGTTGGTTTTACACCTGATGAAGAAATTGGTCGTGGTGCACATAAATTTGATGTCGAAAAATTTGGGGCAGCATGGGCTTACACCATGGATGGTAGTCAGATTGGAGAATTAGAATATGAAAACTTTAATGCTGCAGGAGCGGTTGTAAAAGTAAAAGGAAAGATTGTACACCCTGGTTATGCTAAAGGAAAAATGGTTAACTCGATGTACATCGCTACCGAGTTTATCAACTCGTTACCACGCATGGAAACTCCAGAACATACGGAAGGTTACCAAGGTTTTTTCCACCTATACTCTATTTCAGGAGAAGTTGAAGAAACAGTATTAGAATACATTATCAGAGATCACGATTTAGGTCATTTTGAAGCTAGAAAAGAAATGATGCAAAAGCTAACTGATGAGCTTAACGCACAATATGAAAGAGAAGTTGTGACTATTGAGATTAAAGATCAATATTTTAATATGAAAGAAAAAGTGGAACCTGTAATGCACATTGTTGATATTGCTGAAGAAGCAATGAAGCAGTTAAACATTAAACCACTTATTAAAGCCATTCGCGGTGGTACAGATGGATCACAATTAAGTTATATGGGCCTACCATGTCCAAACATCTTTGCTGGAGGACACAATTTTCATGGGCGTTATGAGTATGTTCCTGTGGAAAGTATGATTAAAGCAACGGAAGTGATTTGTAAGATTTGTGAAATTACTGCTGAGAAAAATAAATAA
- a CDS encoding quinone-dependent dihydroorotate dehydrogenase, producing the protein MYKSLLRPFFFSFDPEKIHHFTFSLVKVTSKIPGMASLYRRLYTIEDAKLERKLFGLTFKNPVGLAAGFDKNAVLYNELANFGFGFIEIGTVTPKGQAGNLKKRLFRLKDDQGIINRMGFNNDGLEQAIVQLKKNKGKLIIGGNIGKNTQTKPEDYTKDYLECFNGLHPYVDYFVLNVSCPNVGSHAKLNDKDYLLELIGTVQKANKTFAKQKPILLKIAPDLNDIQLDEIIALIAETNLDGVIASNTSVDRSNLKASEARLAEIGNGGVSGQPVKEKSTKVIKYLADKSNKAFPIIGVGGIHSAQDALDKIHAGADLVQIYTGFIYEGPSLIKKINKALLQD; encoded by the coding sequence ATGTACAAATCCCTTTTAAGACCTTTCTTTTTTAGTTTCGATCCTGAAAAAATTCATCATTTCACGTTTTCATTAGTAAAAGTGACGTCTAAGATTCCTGGTATGGCATCGTTGTATAGACGTTTATATACTATTGAAGACGCTAAATTAGAACGCAAACTTTTCGGTTTAACCTTTAAAAATCCCGTAGGATTAGCAGCAGGTTTTGATAAAAATGCGGTATTGTATAACGAATTAGCAAACTTTGGTTTCGGTTTTATTGAAATTGGTACCGTTACTCCTAAAGGACAAGCGGGGAATCTTAAAAAACGTCTCTTTAGATTAAAGGACGACCAAGGGATTATTAATAGAATGGGGTTTAATAACGACGGTTTAGAACAGGCTATCGTTCAACTTAAAAAAAATAAAGGCAAACTTATTATCGGTGGTAATATTGGAAAAAACACACAGACTAAGCCTGAGGATTATACCAAAGATTATCTCGAATGTTTTAACGGTTTACATCCCTATGTAGATTATTTTGTGCTGAATGTCAGTTGCCCAAATGTAGGGAGTCATGCTAAGTTAAATGATAAGGATTATTTGTTAGAATTAATTGGTACGGTGCAAAAGGCTAATAAGACCTTTGCTAAGCAAAAGCCCATTTTGCTTAAAATAGCTCCAGATTTAAATGACATACAATTAGACGAAATTATTGCGCTAATTGCCGAAACTAATTTAGATGGTGTGATTGCAAGTAATACGTCTGTAGATCGTTCTAATTTAAAAGCTTCTGAAGCGCGTCTAGCCGAAATAGGTAATGGTGGTGTAAGTGGACAACCGGTTAAAGAAAAATCAACTAAGGTTATTAAGTATCTAGCGGATAAAAGCAATAAGGCATTTCCTATTATTGGAGTAGGAGGTATCCATTCGGCACAAGATGCTTTAGACAAGATACATGCAGGTGCTGATTTGGTACAGATTTACACAGGGTTTATTTATGAAGGACCAAGTCTAATAAAAAAGATTAATAAAGCACTATTGCAAGATTAA